The DNA segment CGATCACCTTCACGCGAAAGGCCGCTGCCGAACTGACCGAGCGCGTTCGGGAGGAGGTGTACGACCGGCTCGAGGCTGTCGACTCACCAAAGGCCTACCACCGCTGGCGAAACGTCCTCGACGACCTGGAGGATGGCTACGTCCACACCATTCACGCGTTCTGTACGCGGCTCTTGCGAGAACGGGCCGTCGAGGCTCCGGTCCCGCTCGGCTTCGACGTGCTTGACGAAGACGGCGCCGCGACACTCCAACGCGAAGTCGTGACGGAGTTCCTCGAACGTAACCAGGACGATGATGACGTCGCGCTCCTCGCGCAGCTCTGGGGTCATGACCAGCTGGTCGATGTACTCGCTGGATTACTCGATGAGCGCCCACAGAGCGAGGCGGTCCTCGAGGAGTGGCGTGATGCGGAGGTCAACGACTACGTCGATATCTGCTGGGAGGTCGTTTGTGATCTCGACGTCGCCGACGCCCGACAGACGCTGTATGCGGACGGACTCCTTGAGCAGCTACGCACGGTTGCGGGCCGTGTCGACCGCGAGGGCGCTATCGCCGACGAAGACGGTCTTCGAGTCTACCGGACCTTCACCGAAGTCGCGACCACACTCTCGGCCGACCCGGAGGAAAGCGATCCTCGCGACTGTCAACGGGCAATCCTCGACCTCTACGAGGCCTGTGAGAAGAAGAACGGTGGCCTGTACAGCAGTTCGGGGTACGTCGTCGGTGATCGGGACGATTGGGGTGAGTACGGTGACGTCTACGACGATCTGAAAGACGCCATCGACACGGTCATCGATGCCGTCGAACCGCACGCGGATGCGGTCGAGACGACACCCGGTGAGCTTGAAGCAAACAGCGCCCATTACGCGCTGGCTCTGATACGGGTCTTCGACGACGTCCTCGCAACCTACACCGACGAGAAGGAGCGCCGCGATACGCTCGACTTCCCCGACGTGATCGAGACAACGCTTGAGTTCCTGCGAGCGAACGATGCCGTCACGGAGCGGCTCCGAGAGCAGTTTGCGGCCGTGATGGTCGACGAGTTTCAGGACACGGACCCGCGTCAGTGGGAGTTGGTCAAGCTCCTCACGGGCGTTGACGAGCAGGCGGCGTCGAACGTCTTCCTGGTCGGCGACGAGAAACAGAGCATCTACGGATTCCGTGGGGCCGACGTGACGACGTTCGGGGATGCGCGCAGAGAACTCCAGACCGTCAACGAGGCTCGTGGGGTTGACGACGTTCCCGACAGCGATGCCGAGAGTCCGACCGCCCTCGAACTCTCCGGGAACTTCCGGACGCTGGATGAGCCGCTGTCGTTCCTGAACGAGCTCTTCGAGTACCTGTTCCAGCCGGAGGGTGACAGCCACGAGCCCCACGAAGCGCCACCGCAGGAGTTGACCACACAACGCGACCGTATCGAGGACATCGGGGGACTGTCCGGGAGTGTCGAGTATCTCGCTGTCCCCGACGACGCTGACACGGCGGCAGAGCTCTTCGGCGACGACCATCCGGTCGCCGAAGGTGCGCTGGACCACACCATCGAGGCCGAGGCGCAAGCGCTCGCTGCTCGACTGACCCACCTGTTCGATGATCCGCCGCAAGTCCAAGACCCCGATACGGGTGCTCATCGCGACGCTACGCCGGACGACACGGCAATCCTCCTCCGCCGGCGAACCCATTTGGATCGGTATCAGCGCGCTCTCGAGGAGTACGACATCCCCTACACTGTCGTCGGTGGCGTCGGGTTCTACGATACGCCTGAGGTCCAGGCGCTCACGAACCTGCTTCGAGTACTCGGTGATCCACAGGACGACGTCTCTCTCTACGGGGTGCTTCGGTCGCCGCTGTTCGGATTCGCGGATGATCGCCTCGCACCGGCTGTCGCAGAAGCTGATTCAGTATGGGATGGGCTCGCCGAGGCGGACGATCCACACCTCGCGGACGCGTTCGACCTCCTTACGACGTGGCGGACCCTCAGCGGCTGTGCGACGCCGTCCGAAGATGGCGTCCTCCCGTGGAACCGCCTGCTGTCCCGAGTGATCGATGACACGGGGTATCTGGCGAGTGTGAGTGCTGATGAACGCGGTCGACAGGCCGTCGCGAACGTCGAGAAGTTCCGCGACCAGGTCCGTACCTGGAGCGAGAACGGTGTTCACACAGCTGCCGGGTTGCTCCACCGGATCGACCGCCAAGCCGAGATCGACCCTCGTGAGGGGGAGGCAGATATTCCCGGTGACGCCGAGGGCGTCCGGATTATGACGATCCATTCTGCGAAGGGACTCGAGTTCCCGATCGTCACCGTCCCCGATCTCGGGAGTGACCTCAACTTCGGTCGCTCCGTCGACGACCATGGCTACGTTCGACTTGTGGACGGAACTGATGACGCGCCGCCGGTCCCGGCGGTCGGCGGGCCGAATCCGGGCGATGCGTTCTCCATCGAGAAGACGGCCGTCCACGAGTACGCCGACCGACGGTCGCGTCCACAGGAGCGGGCGGAGTCGAAACGCCTCCTCTACGTAGCGTGTACACGAATGCGGGATCACCTCCTTCTCTGCGGCACGCACGACATTGACGTCGACGAGTCCGATACAATCGAACTCGG comes from the Halobacterium noricense genome and includes:
- a CDS encoding UvrD-helicase domain-containing protein; this encodes MTEDPEEIQLTEEQEDALVQGRNVAITAGAGTGKTTTLTERYVTILAENPSLTPENIVTITFTRKAAAELTERVREEVYDRLEAVDSPKAYHRWRNVLDDLEDGYVHTIHAFCTRLLRERAVEAPVPLGFDVLDEDGAATLQREVVTEFLERNQDDDDVALLAQLWGHDQLVDVLAGLLDERPQSEAVLEEWRDAEVNDYVDICWEVVCDLDVADARQTLYADGLLEQLRTVAGRVDREGAIADEDGLRVYRTFTEVATTLSADPEESDPRDCQRAILDLYEACEKKNGGLYSSSGYVVGDRDDWGEYGDVYDDLKDAIDTVIDAVEPHADAVETTPGELEANSAHYALALIRVFDDVLATYTDEKERRDTLDFPDVIETTLEFLRANDAVTERLREQFAAVMVDEFQDTDPRQWELVKLLTGVDEQAASNVFLVGDEKQSIYGFRGADVTTFGDARRELQTVNEARGVDDVPDSDAESPTALELSGNFRTLDEPLSFLNELFEYLFQPEGDSHEPHEAPPQELTTQRDRIEDIGGLSGSVEYLAVPDDADTAAELFGDDHPVAEGALDHTIEAEAQALAARLTHLFDDPPQVQDPDTGAHRDATPDDTAILLRRRTHLDRYQRALEEYDIPYTVVGGVGFYDTPEVQALTNLLRVLGDPQDDVSLYGVLRSPLFGFADDRLAPAVAEADSVWDGLAEADDPHLADAFDLLTTWRTLSGCATPSEDGVLPWNRLLSRVIDDTGYLASVSADERGRQAVANVEKFRDQVRTWSENGVHTAAGLLHRIDRQAEIDPREGEADIPGDAEGVRIMTIHSAKGLEFPIVTVPDLGSDLNFGRSVDDHGYVRLVDGTDDAPPVPAVGGPNPGDAFSIEKTAVHEYADRRSRPQERAESKRLLYVACTRMRDHLLLCGTHDIDVDESDTIELGEPAAFDDADRWRDWLQPALLDGALVAEAVRDGQARCEIDGASYTVRRPPRPVDWDTDDDAVDSAPEISIPSPPSLAPAKRIAATTLVNAVADASPDGHSYSQREESAGLSPTTFGTVVHRINELRPPRDEWTTLIRRLSQMAGEEPTESDLRDAVNHAADAVEFVDHIESDTQPQEVYDEYSVVARIDESRIVGDIDRLLVTPDAFHIIDYKTNELSATTSDELAEHYRPQMLAYALALLQHDRNRDVRSSLRFTDEGIEERFHWVSDQMTEMESELRSMVDLVD